The following are encoded together in the Blautia obeum ATCC 29174 genome:
- a CDS encoding response regulator transcription factor, with protein MVTKQKILIVDDDNNIAELISLYLTKECFETRIVNDGEQALKDFASFQPDLILLDLMLPGIDGYQVCREIRHTSDVPIIMLSAKGETFDKVLGLELGADDYIIKPFDTKELVARVRAVLRRFKVRQPAGNPDEKCVSFPDLTINLTNYSVTYMGKQIDMPPKELELLYFLAASPNQVFTREQLLDHIWGYEYIGDTRTVDVHIKRLREKIKDHPQWSLSTVWGIGYKFEVKNK; from the coding sequence ATGGTAACAAAACAGAAAATCTTAATCGTAGATGACGACAACAACATTGCTGAACTGATTTCTTTATATCTTACAAAAGAATGTTTTGAAACCAGAATTGTAAATGACGGTGAACAGGCTCTGAAAGACTTTGCTTCTTTTCAGCCAGATCTGATTCTCCTGGATCTGATGCTTCCTGGCATTGACGGCTATCAGGTCTGCCGAGAGATCCGTCACACATCTGATGTGCCGATCATCATGCTTTCTGCCAAAGGCGAAACCTTCGATAAAGTACTTGGTCTTGAACTGGGGGCAGATGACTATATTATCAAACCGTTTGATACCAAAGAACTGGTTGCCCGTGTGCGTGCAGTCCTGCGTCGATTCAAAGTACGTCAGCCTGCTGGCAATCCGGATGAAAAATGTGTCAGCTTTCCAGATCTGACAATCAATCTGACAAATTACTCTGTCACATATATGGGAAAACAAATTGATATGCCGCCAAAAGAACTGGAGCTTCTCTATTTTCTGGCCGCATCTCCAAACCAGGTATTTACCCGCGAACAATTACTGGATCATATATGGGGATATGAATATATCGGTGACACTCGTACCGTAGATGTCCACATTAAAAGACTGCGCGAAAAAATTAAAGACCATCCTCAGTGGAGCCTCTCTACTGTATGGGGTATCGGATACAAGTTTGAGGTCAAAAACAAATGA
- a CDS encoding sensor histidine kinase, whose protein sequence is MKKKLTTVFFTTYILLGVLGFLLVTYVGSHLLENRLEKSISADMYQTAHRIAENNLVSHNITSSNMEEIRNNLSLAANYPDTIIWIINSNGQIILSTRKDISPDNPINLEGFNPASWDSNYYQIGDFYGYFPETHLSTIAPITENMTTRGYVAIHYLMSDLYQNRSTLLWIIQILYILTYLGVALLFFLYIRCIRRPFQEITKGASEFANGNLSYQIPVDSENELGYLAKNLNYMADKLNRNGEYQRQFISNISHDFRSPLTSIKGYVEAMIDGTIPVEMQEKYLKIISYEAERLEKLTRGLLTLNELDIQKRMLHIQPFDINSVIKATAASFEGSCTSRNILLELILSGKELMAQADMEQIQQVLYNLLSNAIKFSPDNSTITLETTEKNGKIFVSVKDHGIGIPKASLQKIWERFYKIDRSRGKDQKGTGLGLAIVKEILHAHGQHINVISTEGVGTEFIFTLEKAK, encoded by the coding sequence ATGAAAAAGAAACTGACAACAGTGTTTTTTACCACATATATACTGCTTGGTGTCCTTGGTTTTTTGCTGGTAACATATGTCGGTTCTCACCTGTTAGAAAATCGCCTGGAAAAATCCATAAGTGCAGATATGTACCAGACAGCTCACCGCATTGCAGAAAATAATCTGGTCAGTCACAACATCACTTCTTCTAATATGGAGGAGATTCGGAACAATCTTTCCCTTGCTGCAAACTATCCTGATACGATCATCTGGATCATCAACAGCAACGGACAGATCATCCTCAGTACACGCAAAGATATCTCACCGGATAATCCAATTAACTTAGAAGGCTTCAACCCAGCCTCCTGGGACAGCAATTACTATCAGATTGGTGATTTCTACGGATATTTTCCCGAGACACATCTCAGCACGATTGCACCAATCACCGAGAATATGACAACGCGGGGATACGTTGCCATTCATTATCTGATGAGTGACTTGTATCAGAACCGTAGCACTCTGCTCTGGATCATTCAGATTTTGTATATTCTCACTTATCTCGGTGTAGCTTTACTGTTTTTCTTGTATATCCGCTGTATACGCAGGCCATTTCAGGAAATCACAAAGGGAGCTTCAGAATTTGCAAACGGAAATCTCTCCTACCAGATTCCTGTCGATTCAGAAAATGAGCTGGGATATCTTGCCAAGAATCTGAATTATATGGCTGATAAACTAAATCGTAACGGTGAATACCAACGACAGTTTATTTCCAATATTTCACATGATTTCCGTTCACCACTTACTTCGATCAAAGGTTACGTGGAAGCGATGATCGACGGAACGATTCCAGTGGAAATGCAGGAAAAATATTTAAAGATTATTTCATACGAAGCAGAACGTCTGGAAAAACTTACCCGCGGGCTTCTGACTCTGAATGAACTGGATATCCAGAAACGTATGCTTCATATCCAGCCCTTTGATATCAACAGTGTGATCAAAGCGACAGCTGCATCCTTTGAAGGCTCCTGTACCAGTCGCAATATTCTTCTGGAACTGATTTTATCCGGAAAGGAACTGATGGCACAGGCAGATATGGAACAGATCCAACAGGTGCTGTATAACCTTTTGAGCAACGCGATCAAATTCAGCCCGGACAATTCCACGATTACACTTGAGACTACCGAAAAAAACGGCAAGATCTTTGTTTCTGTTAAAGATCATGGCATTGGAATTCCAAAGGCAAGTCTCCAGAAAATCTGGGAACGATTTTATAAGATTGACCGATCCCGAGGCAAGGATCAAAAAGGAACCGGCCTTGGTCTGGCAATCGTCAAAGAGATTCTTCATGCACATGGACAACACATCAATGTGATCAGTACAGAGGGTGTTGGAACAGAATTTATTTTTACATTGGAAAAGGCAAAGTAG
- the trmL gene encoding tRNA (uridine(34)/cytosine(34)/5-carboxymethylaminomethyluridine(34)-2'-O)-methyltransferase TrmL: MAKLNIVLLEPEIPANTGNIGRTCVATDTKLHLIEPLGFSLSEKALKRAGMDYWKDLDVTTYLDYEDFLEKNPNAKIYYATTKALKTYTDVQYEEDCYIMFGKESAGIPEEILMEHKDNCVRIPMINEIRSLNLSNSVAIVLYEALRQNHFDHMQLQGQLHNHTWE; encoded by the coding sequence ATGGCAAAGCTTAATATTGTACTGCTGGAACCTGAAATTCCGGCAAATACAGGAAATATAGGAAGAACATGTGTTGCAACAGATACGAAACTACATCTGATCGAGCCTCTGGGATTCAGTCTCAGTGAGAAGGCACTCAAAAGAGCTGGTATGGATTACTGGAAAGATCTGGATGTAACGACATATCTGGACTACGAAGATTTTCTGGAAAAGAATCCAAATGCGAAAATTTATTATGCAACAACGAAGGCGTTGAAGACTTATACAGATGTGCAATACGAGGAAGATTGTTATATTATGTTTGGCAAGGAAAGTGCCGGAATCCCGGAAGAAATCCTGATGGAACATAAAGATAACTGCGTACGGATTCCAATGATCAATGAGATCCGTTCACTGAATCTGAGTAATTCAGTGGCAATCGTGCTTTATGAGGCACTGCGGCAGAATCATTTTGATCATATGCAGCTTCAGGGACAGCTTCATAACCATACGTGGGAATAA
- a CDS encoding AIR synthase-related protein, protein MKLGQQALEALQAEITGRIYPGDDLVVAGETGISGTLELICREWDKLRTYFSESFLRMGVETLKNCMISEEDVFWKEAGFSTLYFTENGGILSGLWKMAEASGVGMDVDLRRIPIRQETIEVCERLDVDPYKLEAKGSVLIGTAQGDALVRELEAHGIHAAVIGYADSGNDRLLHSGEITRYLERPRLHLTEIIPGKDRKDGKA, encoded by the coding sequence ATGAAACTAGGACAGCAGGCGTTAGAAGCACTGCAGGCGGAAATTACAGGAAGAATATATCCGGGAGATGACCTGGTGGTGGCAGGAGAGACAGGTATATCAGGTACGTTGGAACTGATCTGCCGGGAGTGGGATAAGCTCAGAACATATTTTTCAGAGAGTTTTCTCCGTATGGGGGTGGAAACACTGAAAAATTGTATGATTTCAGAAGAAGATGTATTTTGGAAAGAAGCTGGGTTTTCTACATTGTATTTTACAGAGAACGGTGGAATTTTAAGTGGTCTGTGGAAAATGGCAGAAGCTTCTGGAGTTGGTATGGATGTAGATCTTCGCAGAATTCCAATCCGGCAGGAGACGATAGAAGTCTGTGAACGGCTGGATGTGGATCCGTATAAACTGGAGGCGAAGGGATCTGTTCTGATTGGCACTGCGCAGGGAGATGCACTGGTGCGGGAATTAGAGGCACATGGAATCCATGCAGCTGTGATTGGATATGCAGACAGTGGAAACGACCGTCTGCTTCACAGTGGAGAAATTACCAGATATCTGGAACGTCCGAGACTCCATTTGACGGAAATTATACCTGGAAAGGACAGAAAAGATGGCAAAGCTTAA
- a CDS encoding B12-binding domain-containing radical SAM protein: protein MKILLAACNAKYIHSNLAVYDLKAYSSDYDEHVILREYTINQPKDEILKDIYSSGADVVCFSCYIWNISFVRELIRDLVKILPKTAFWAGGPEVSYDAEKFLTEMPEMTGVMVGEGEKTFHDLLEFYIDGKDSLEEISGIAYRTGDKIIHNGWRELMDLSAIPFVYEHLEKFENRIIYYESSRGCPFSCSYCLSSIDKKLRFRDLELVKKELQFFLDHRVPQVKFVDRTFNCKHEHAMTIWKYILEHDNGVTNFHFEISADLLREEEMELMSQMRPGLIQLEIGVQSTNPETIRAIHRHMDLKKLEHCVNRVHSFRNIHQHLDLIAGLPYEDYDTFHQSFNDVYQMKPDQLQLGFLKVLKGSLMQKEAEVYGIVYKEKEPYEVLSTNWLTYGEVLKLKMVESMVEVYYNSGQFWHTLEYLVPFEKDAFTFYEKLGSFYEKKGYSEISHSRMRRYEILLEYLQEETDVPTEVAAQKMLYDLYLREKLKKRPVFAPDQKQYETAVWNYRKNNQVSKTAHIEVFENGTVILFDYEKRDPLSNNAYTEVVQL, encoded by the coding sequence ATGAAAATCTTACTTGCAGCATGCAATGCAAAATATATTCATTCAAATCTGGCTGTGTATGATTTGAAAGCATATTCATCTGATTATGATGAGCATGTGATCCTTAGGGAGTATACGATCAACCAGCCAAAGGATGAGATACTGAAAGATATTTACAGCAGTGGAGCAGACGTTGTCTGCTTCTCCTGCTATATCTGGAATATTTCTTTTGTACGGGAACTGATTCGTGATCTTGTTAAGATACTTCCAAAAACAGCTTTTTGGGCAGGCGGTCCGGAGGTCTCTTACGATGCTGAAAAATTCCTGACAGAAATGCCGGAGATGACCGGAGTTATGGTAGGAGAAGGCGAAAAAACATTTCATGATCTTCTGGAATTTTACATAGATGGGAAAGACAGCCTTGAAGAAATTTCGGGAATTGCATACAGAACTGGTGATAAGATCATTCATAACGGCTGGCGGGAACTGATGGATTTAAGTGCAATTCCATTTGTTTATGAGCATCTGGAGAAATTTGAGAACAGAATCATTTATTATGAGAGCAGCAGGGGATGCCCGTTTTCCTGTAGCTACTGTTTGTCTTCCATAGATAAGAAACTTCGTTTCCGGGATTTGGAACTGGTCAAAAAAGAATTGCAGTTTTTCCTAGATCACAGAGTTCCACAGGTGAAATTTGTGGACCGTACTTTTAACTGTAAACATGAACATGCTATGACAATCTGGAAATATATTCTGGAACATGATAATGGTGTGACAAACTTTCACTTTGAAATTTCCGCAGATCTCCTTCGAGAGGAAGAGATGGAGCTGATGTCACAGATGCGCCCTGGACTGATTCAGCTGGAAATCGGTGTGCAGTCAACAAATCCGGAGACGATTCGGGCTATTCACCGACATATGGATCTGAAAAAACTGGAACATTGTGTAAACAGAGTTCACAGTTTCCGAAATATTCATCAACACCTGGATCTGATTGCAGGGCTTCCGTATGAGGATTATGATACTTTTCATCAATCATTTAATGATGTATACCAGATGAAACCGGATCAGCTTCAGCTTGGATTCCTGAAAGTTCTGAAAGGTTCGCTGATGCAGAAAGAGGCCGAAGTCTACGGAATCGTTTATAAAGAAAAAGAACCATATGAAGTGCTTTCCACGAACTGGCTTACCTATGGAGAAGTTCTAAAATTAAAAATGGTGGAAAGTATGGTAGAAGTGTATTATAATAGTGGTCAGTTTTGGCATACACTGGAATATTTGGTACCGTTTGAAAAGGATGCTTTTACTTTTTACGAGAAACTGGGTTCTTTTTATGAGAAAAAAGGTTACAGTGAGATCTCGCATTCCAGGATGCGGCGTTATGAGATACTTTTGGAATATCTGCAAGAAGAAACAGATGTTCCGACAGAAGTAGCTGCACAGAAAATGTTGTATGATCTTTACCTGAGAGAAAAACTTAAGAAGCGCCCTGTATTTGCTCCGGATCAGAAACAGTATGAGACAGCAGTATGGAACTACCGGAAGAATAACCAGGTTTCCAAAACAGCACATATTGAAGTGTTTGAGAATGGAACGGTGATTCTGTTTGATTATGAGAAACGTGATCCATTGTCGAATAATGCATATACAGAGGTTGTTCAGTTATAA
- the trxA gene encoding thioredoxin, translated as MAKTITSQNFEEEVLKSEKPILLDFWATWCGPCMRQGPIVEALAEEGYNVGKIDVDQEMGLAQQFKVMSIPTLLIFKGGQEVHRLVGLTSKEDLKKLLDE; from the coding sequence ATGGCAAAAACAATTACATCACAAAATTTTGAAGAAGAAGTTTTAAAATCAGAAAAACCAATCCTGCTTGATTTCTGGGCAACCTGGTGCGGACCTTGCATGCGTCAGGGCCCAATCGTGGAAGCACTGGCAGAAGAAGGTTATAATGTAGGCAAAATCGATGTGGACCAGGAAATGGGGCTTGCACAGCAGTTTAAGGTTATGAGCATTCCGACTCTTTTGATCTTTAAAGGCGGACAGGAAGTACATCGTCTGGTTGGACTGACATCCAAAGAAGACCTTAAGAAACTTCTGGATGAATAA
- a CDS encoding NAD(P)/FAD-dependent oxidoreductase, producing the protein MENIIIIGAGPAGISAALYAARGNLTPLLLNNGIGALAKAEKIENYYGLERPLSGEELYERGVAQAKALSIRIIDAQVLGINGFDTFTVQTTAGNFDTVSVILATGGKRSAPNIPGIREFEGKGVSYCAICDAFFYRNRDVAVIGNSDFALHEAEELRNVTSSVTIYTNGREPEFSREHPIAVNTMKIQAIEGGDTVSGIRMEHDVASMENEDRESFYPADGVFVALGTAGSTEIARQMGAELTDKGNVRVNSEMETTIPGLFAAGDCTGGLLQVSKAVYEGSMAGINAGKYVRQRKKAAD; encoded by the coding sequence ATGGAAAATATAATTATTATCGGAGCAGGTCCGGCAGGCATATCTGCGGCACTGTATGCTGCCAGAGGTAATTTAACCCCACTGTTGCTCAACAATGGAATCGGAGCACTGGCAAAAGCAGAAAAAATTGAAAATTATTATGGCCTGGAACGACCACTCTCAGGAGAAGAACTTTATGAGAGAGGAGTTGCACAGGCAAAGGCTCTGAGCATTCGCATAATTGATGCACAGGTGCTTGGAATTAATGGATTTGATACATTTACAGTCCAGACGACTGCTGGAAACTTTGATACAGTAAGTGTGATTCTGGCAACAGGCGGAAAGCGGTCTGCACCGAATATTCCGGGAATTCGGGAATTTGAAGGCAAGGGTGTCAGTTACTGTGCGATCTGTGATGCGTTTTTCTACAGAAACCGCGATGTGGCGGTAATTGGAAACAGTGATTTTGCACTTCATGAGGCGGAAGAACTGCGAAATGTAACTTCATCAGTGACAATATATACAAATGGCAGAGAACCGGAGTTTTCAAGAGAACATCCGATTGCAGTGAACACAATGAAAATTCAGGCAATCGAGGGTGGAGATACCGTTTCGGGTATTCGGATGGAACATGATGTTGCTTCAATGGAAAATGAAGACAGGGAATCATTTTATCCGGCAGACGGGGTGTTTGTGGCACTGGGGACTGCCGGCAGTACTGAGATCGCACGACAGATGGGCGCGGAACTGACAGATAAAGGAAATGTCAGAGTCAATTCTGAGATGGAGACAACGATTCCGGGTCTGTTTGCGGCGGGGGACTGTACAGGCGGACTCCTGCAGGTATCCAAGGCAGTCTATGAGGGAAGTATGGCGGGAATCAATGCCGGTAAATATGTTCGTCAGAGAAAAAAGGCAGCAGACTGA
- a CDS encoding iron-containing alcohol dehydrogenase: protein MRSFEYYTPTKVIFGKDTHLKIGELLKDYNCHKVLIHYGSESAVKSGLIHEISNCLTEAGIDFVTLGGVVPNPRLSKVREGISLCQKESVDFILAVGGGSVIDSAKAIGYGVANPWTDVWNFFLKTEIPNACLPIGAIPTIAASGSEMSGSCVITNEDGWLKRGSTRSDLCRPKFTLMNPRLTYTLPEYQTESGCVDILLHTMERYFVNIETMEITDSISESLMQTVIYNARILLNEPGNYNARAEIMWAGSLSHNGLTGCGTGGGDWACHQLEHELGGLYDVTHGAGLAALWGSWARYVYDANPERFAQFATNIFDIPCFADYENTALAGIEAMEDFFRSIHMPTSLHELGLDLTDEQIHELAFKCSFEDTRTIGVFKQLNMKDMEKIYAMAR, encoded by the coding sequence ATGAGAAGTTTTGAATATTACACACCTACAAAGGTGATTTTTGGAAAAGATACACATCTAAAAATTGGTGAATTATTAAAAGATTATAACTGCCACAAAGTACTGATTCATTATGGCAGCGAAAGTGCTGTAAAATCCGGTCTGATTCACGAAATCAGTAATTGTCTCACTGAAGCAGGAATCGACTTTGTCACTTTGGGCGGAGTTGTCCCAAACCCACGTCTCTCCAAAGTACGAGAAGGTATCTCACTCTGTCAGAAAGAATCTGTGGATTTCATTCTGGCTGTCGGTGGTGGAAGTGTTATTGATTCTGCAAAAGCCATTGGCTATGGTGTTGCCAATCCATGGACCGATGTCTGGAATTTTTTTCTCAAAACAGAGATTCCAAACGCCTGTCTTCCAATCGGCGCTATCCCTACGATTGCCGCTTCCGGAAGCGAAATGAGCGGTTCCTGTGTCATTACAAATGAAGATGGTTGGTTAAAACGTGGAAGCACCCGCAGTGACCTCTGTCGCCCGAAATTCACTCTGATGAACCCGCGACTCACCTATACTCTGCCGGAATATCAGACCGAAAGTGGCTGTGTAGATATTCTTCTGCATACCATGGAACGTTATTTTGTCAACATCGAAACCATGGAGATCACTGACAGTATCAGTGAATCCCTGATGCAGACCGTTATTTACAATGCACGAATCCTGCTGAACGAACCTGGTAACTACAATGCAAGAGCAGAGATCATGTGGGCAGGAAGTCTTTCTCATAACGGATTGACCGGCTGTGGAACTGGTGGTGGTGACTGGGCCTGTCATCAGCTTGAACACGAACTTGGCGGACTTTACGATGTTACTCATGGTGCTGGTCTTGCTGCACTCTGGGGAAGCTGGGCACGTTATGTTTATGATGCTAATCCGGAGCGTTTCGCACAATTTGCCACCAACATCTTCGATATTCCATGTTTTGCTGATTATGAAAATACAGCACTCGCCGGTATAGAAGCAATGGAAGACTTTTTCCGTTCAATCCATATGCCGACCAGCCTTCATGAACTAGGTCTGGATCTGACCGACGAACAGATTCATGAACTGGCTTTCAAATGCAGTTTTGAAGATACACGTACCATTGGCGTTTTCAAACAGTTAAACATGAAAGACATGGAAAAAATTTACGCCATGGCAAGATAA
- a CDS encoding 3D domain-containing protein — protein MKKKVCAVLLGTALTCHVPLVYGAVQDYQAVTEADKEDNKIFQAFSTEDGSGNSVNVAAIQDTVYVAAKNAGIYSKPGESSEKMGDVALGDTLERSAVCDNGWSKVSCEVNESKVIGYIQNQMLSDTDQIQPADKDVEVKSDATVLDYPSRKDGEEVGEVLQLDEVKQTGTVNGVWSRITYQNDDGTEAEGYIPTSCLDLPDAVTEEADTIDKDKDAGTLHESSGEGVFADALEDVDPGVSVENGVQIGTPVAASSDANLQDLGVFKITHYCPCSICCGPYSNGITSTGVTATTNHTIAVDPSVIPYGSKVVINGQVYVAEDCGGAIKKNRIDIYVATHAEGETKGTYDTEVYLIK, from the coding sequence GTGAAAAAAAAGGTATGTGCAGTTTTACTGGGGACTGCTTTGACATGTCATGTACCGCTGGTGTATGGTGCGGTACAGGATTATCAGGCAGTTACAGAAGCTGATAAGGAAGACAATAAAATTTTTCAGGCATTTTCAACAGAGGATGGAAGCGGCAATTCAGTTAATGTTGCAGCTATACAGGATACCGTGTATGTTGCAGCCAAAAATGCCGGGATCTATTCAAAACCAGGCGAATCCAGCGAAAAAATGGGGGACGTTGCACTGGGTGATACATTGGAGAGAAGTGCAGTCTGTGATAATGGATGGAGCAAAGTATCCTGTGAAGTAAATGAAAGCAAAGTTATTGGATACATTCAGAATCAGATGCTCAGTGATACGGATCAGATTCAGCCTGCAGATAAAGATGTTGAAGTAAAAAGTGATGCTACGGTACTGGATTATCCAAGCCGGAAAGATGGGGAAGAAGTAGGGGAAGTTCTTCAGCTGGATGAAGTGAAACAGACGGGAACAGTTAATGGAGTATGGAGCCGGATTACTTATCAGAATGATGATGGAACAGAGGCAGAAGGTTATATTCCAACAAGCTGTCTGGACCTTCCGGATGCGGTGACAGAAGAAGCAGATACAATTGATAAGGATAAAGATGCGGGAACACTCCATGAAAGCAGTGGAGAGGGCGTATTTGCAGATGCACTGGAGGATGTGGACCCAGGTGTTTCAGTAGAAAACGGAGTTCAGATCGGAACACCGGTTGCGGCATCTTCAGACGCAAATCTGCAGGATCTAGGCGTATTTAAGATTACACATTACTGTCCGTGCAGTATCTGTTGCGGACCATATTCCAATGGAATTACATCGACTGGCGTAACGGCAACTACCAATCATACGATTGCAGTAGATCCATCTGTGATTCCGTATGGAAGCAAAGTAGTGATCAACGGACAGGTTTATGTTGCAGAGGACTGTGGTGGTGCAATCAAGAAAAATCGTATCGATATTTATGTTGCAACGCATGCTGAGGGTGAGACTAAAGGTACATATGATACAGAAGTATATTTGATAAAATAA
- a CDS encoding phosphoribosylaminoimidazolecarboxamide formyltransferase, translated as MKELQLKYGCNPNQKPSRIYMEEGQDLPIKVLSGKPGYINFLDAFNGWQLVRDLKKATGLPAATSFKHVSPAGAAVGLPLTETLAKIYWVDDMNWKEFSPLACAYARARGADRMSSFGDFISLSDVCDKDTAMLIKREVSDGVIAPGYTEEALEILKQKKKGNYNVIEIDPDYVPAPLEHKQVFGVTFEQGRQELAIDDALISNIVTENKELTEEAKRDLKVSLIILKYTQSNSVCFVKDGQAIGVGAGQQSRVHCTRLAGQKADNWFLRQSPKVLNLPFKDTISRAERDNAIDVYIGEEYMDVLADGAWENVFTEKPEVFTREEKRAWLDQLTDVTLGSDAFFPFSDNIERAHKSGVKFIAQPGGSVRDDAVIETCNKYGMAMAFTGIRLFHH; from the coding sequence ATGAAAGAATTACAGTTAAAATACGGATGTAACCCGAATCAGAAACCTTCCAGAATCTATATGGAAGAGGGACAGGATCTTCCGATCAAAGTACTTTCCGGAAAACCTGGATATATCAATTTTCTTGATGCATTTAATGGATGGCAGCTGGTTCGTGATCTTAAGAAAGCAACAGGACTTCCGGCAGCAACTTCTTTTAAACATGTTTCACCTGCAGGAGCTGCAGTAGGACTTCCTCTTACAGAGACACTGGCAAAGATCTATTGGGTAGATGACATGAACTGGAAAGAATTTTCTCCACTGGCATGCGCATATGCGAGAGCCCGTGGAGCAGACAGAATGTCTTCTTTTGGCGATTTTATTTCTCTTTCAGATGTATGTGACAAAGATACTGCTATGCTGATTAAAAGGGAAGTATCAGATGGTGTGATCGCACCTGGATATACAGAGGAGGCACTGGAGATTCTGAAACAGAAGAAAAAGGGAAATTATAATGTGATTGAAATTGATCCGGATTATGTACCGGCTCCGCTGGAACACAAGCAGGTATTTGGTGTGACATTTGAACAGGGACGCCAGGAACTTGCGATCGATGATGCACTAATTTCCAATATCGTGACAGAAAACAAAGAACTTACCGAAGAAGCAAAGAGAGATCTGAAGGTATCTCTGATCATTCTGAAATATACACAATCCAATTCGGTATGCTTTGTTAAAGATGGTCAGGCCATTGGTGTTGGAGCAGGGCAGCAGTCGCGTGTACATTGTACAAGACTTGCCGGACAGAAAGCAGACAACTGGTTTCTGCGTCAGAGCCCGAAGGTACTGAATCTTCCGTTTAAAGATACGATCAGCCGTGCAGAGAGAGATAATGCAATTGATGTCTACATCGGAGAAGAGTACATGGATGTATTGGCTGACGGTGCTTGGGAAAATGTATTTACAGAGAAACCGGAAGTATTCACAAGAGAAGAGAAGCGAGCATGGCTGGATCAGCTTACAGATGTCACACTTGGTTCGGATGCATTCTTCCCGTTCAGTGACAATATTGAAAGAGCACATAAGAGCGGTGTGAAGTTTATTGCTCAGCCAGGCGGTTCCGTGCGAGACGATGCGGTAATTGAAACCTGTAATAAATATGGAATGGCGATGGCATTTACCGGAATTCGCTTATTCCATCATTGA
- a CDS encoding IMP cyclohydrolase: MEKISLENELKNNSYPGRGIIIGRSADGTKAVTAYFIMGRSENSRNRVFVTDGEGIRTQAFDPSKLTDPSLIIYAPVRVLGNKTIVTNGDQTDTIYEGLDKQLTFEQSLRSREFEPDGPNYTPRISGVMHIENGNYSYAMSILKSDNGNPDSCLRYTYAYEKAVAGEGRFIHTYKCDGNPLPSFEGEPKLVDIPDDMDAFTELLWNSLNADNKVSLFVRYIDIATGTYNTKIVNKNQ, encoded by the coding sequence ATGGAAAAAATTTCACTGGAAAATGAACTGAAAAACAATTCTTATCCGGGCAGAGGAATCATTATCGGACGTTCTGCAGACGGAACAAAGGCAGTTACCGCATACTTCATCATGGGAAGAAGTGAGAACAGTAGAAACCGTGTATTTGTTACAGATGGTGAGGGAATTCGTACACAGGCATTTGATCCTTCAAAACTGACAGATCCGAGCCTGATCATTTATGCTCCGGTACGTGTTCTTGGAAATAAGACAATTGTGACAAATGGTGATCAGACAGATACTATTTATGAGGGATTGGATAAACAGCTGACTTTTGAGCAGTCCTTAAGATCACGTGAATTTGAGCCAGATGGTCCGAACTATACACCTCGTATTTCAGGTGTTATGCATATTGAGAACGGAAATTACAGTTATGCAATGTCTATTCTCAAGAGTGACAATGGTAATCCGGATTCCTGCCTGAGATACACCTATGCTTACGAAAAAGCAGTAGCAGGAGAGGGACGTTTCATTCATACTTATAAATGCGATGGTAATCCGTTACCAAGCTTTGAGGGTGAACCAAAGCTGGTCGATATCCCGGATGATATGGATGCATTCACAGAACTTCTCTGGAACAGTTTGAATGCAGATAACAAGGTTTCTTTGTTTGTACGTTATATTGATATTGCAACAGGAACATATAATACAAAAATCGTAAATAAAAATCAGTAA